In Pseudoalteromonas sp. NC201, a single window of DNA contains:
- a CDS encoding AMP-binding protein, with protein sequence MQTYSAIRSTLMQLIEAELEVDKEQLDVLSDDANLIEAPLFLDSVDLMQLSAACKKAFQLKDLGELSTVTLATLTRQIALNLTQQKQATPLETWADQVTSLNETDLLALIQRSLECEINGQVRLIKDSTPCDIIVSTMVLLAHNITPVLSANAAANANAFSWRELPLANQEVEVPFHSMTAFLQQHSDKTIGFETSGSTGKPQTWHKSIASLHAEAVTFADTFSFDAVDYFCACVDIRHMFGFIWAFMLPLQLGKPVCYELGSTPDLQPVRDKQVGVILTPTMFDFVADQLSQNHCYLISSGAPFKGEKEQKLADLISSLSLSIQAFEVLGSTETGGIGYRPLGNNETHFTKFTAVDIYQNAERKTMLRSPFLVANCEEFELKDKLIFSNENQFTHGGRADQIFKYAGKRYSLQSIEKILQERFAGLRHRVFFIEDNNNNKGGELVAFVEGLSCIPTLQDIRSWFKDLPTPQVHFLAQFPENELGKITLSALQECVHE encoded by the coding sequence ATGCAAACATACAGTGCCATTCGTTCAACACTCATGCAACTGATTGAAGCTGAGTTAGAAGTAGATAAAGAACAACTAGACGTACTAAGTGACGACGCCAATTTAATTGAGGCGCCACTGTTTCTCGACTCGGTCGACCTTATGCAGTTATCTGCTGCATGTAAAAAAGCGTTCCAATTAAAAGACTTGGGCGAATTGAGCACTGTAACTTTGGCGACTCTAACACGTCAAATAGCGTTAAACTTAACGCAACAAAAACAAGCAACACCCTTGGAGACTTGGGCAGATCAAGTCACCTCTCTCAACGAGACCGATTTACTAGCACTGATACAGCGTAGTCTAGAGTGCGAGATCAACGGTCAGGTTCGCCTTATCAAAGACAGCACGCCCTGCGATATCATTGTGAGCACTATGGTGTTATTAGCGCACAATATCACTCCGGTATTAAGTGCGAATGCGGCCGCGAACGCCAATGCGTTTAGCTGGCGAGAACTCCCGCTTGCCAATCAAGAGGTAGAAGTTCCGTTTCATTCCATGACGGCATTTTTACAACAGCATAGCGATAAGACAATTGGCTTTGAAACGTCAGGCAGCACAGGCAAGCCACAAACTTGGCATAAATCCATCGCCTCACTCCATGCAGAAGCTGTCACCTTTGCTGACACTTTCTCGTTTGACGCAGTAGATTATTTCTGTGCCTGCGTTGATATCCGCCACATGTTCGGTTTTATTTGGGCATTTATGCTCCCTCTGCAACTTGGCAAACCGGTGTGTTACGAACTTGGTTCTACACCGGATTTACAACCAGTAAGAGATAAACAGGTAGGTGTGATCTTAACGCCAACTATGTTTGATTTTGTGGCCGATCAGTTAAGTCAAAACCACTGTTACTTAATAAGCTCAGGTGCACCATTCAAAGGTGAGAAAGAGCAAAAGCTTGCCGACCTTATTTCTTCCCTATCGCTTTCAATACAAGCTTTTGAGGTACTAGGCAGCACTGAAACCGGCGGTATCGGCTATCGTCCATTAGGCAACAACGAAACACACTTTACTAAGTTCACTGCGGTCGACATTTATCAAAATGCCGAGCGTAAAACCATGTTGAGATCGCCGTTTTTAGTGGCTAATTGTGAAGAGTTTGAGCTCAAAGATAAGCTGATTTTCAGCAATGAAAACCAATTCACACACGGTGGGCGCGCAGACCAAATATTTAAGTATGCAGGTAAACGCTACTCGCTACAAAGTATAGAAAAAATCCTCCAAGAACGCTTTGCGGGACTTCGCCATCGCGTGTTTTTTATCGAGGACAATAACAATAATAAAGGGGGCGAGCTGGTCGCCTTTGTCGAAGGACTATCTTGCATCCCTACACTTCAGGACATCAGAAGTTGGTTTAAAGATTTACCCACGCCGCAGGTTCATTTTTTGGCGCAATTTCCAGAAAACGAGCTCGGCAAAATCACCCTCTCGGCACTACAGGAATGCGTACATGAATAA
- a CDS encoding phosphopantetheine-binding protein, giving the protein MSSLESITQFIKQDIIVDNLEVVDSIDEIEDDAQLIGDGLDLDSIEVLDLVVSIEKKYNLKFKDYPEQTIQEKMKNVSTLASFVHEQVEAQTTAEAC; this is encoded by the coding sequence ATGAGTAGCTTAGAATCAATAACACAATTTATTAAACAAGACATCATTGTAGACAATTTAGAAGTGGTAGATAGCATTGATGAAATCGAAGATGATGCTCAACTTATCGGTGACGGTCTAGATCTAGACAGCATCGAGGTGCTCGATCTTGTGGTATCTATCGAGAAAAAATACAACCTTAAGTTCAAAGATTACCCAGAACAAACCATTCAAGAAAAAATGAAAAACGTCAGTACCTTAGCTAGCTTTGTTCACGAACAAGTTGAAGCACAAACAACAGCTGAAGCTTGTTGA